A genomic stretch from Helianthus annuus cultivar XRQ/B chromosome 1, HanXRQr2.0-SUNRISE, whole genome shotgun sequence includes:
- the LOC110872519 gene encoding glutathione S-transferase T3-like: MDPFNNPDTPNTPSNNPNTPTNPTQPNVFSVPGYYPTLEPNQFSQFSSNAFASFQQSPNQFTQISQNQALQQMMMRGAWNFPPQPIPTPPVQPQPIPTPPVQSEPEDDVEIVPETQPPKGKGKRNKGKQVAGDEASKPKAIKWTPIEEEALAKAFIGTSDNPVKGNNQPGDGFWSKVLTKFLAMMDQGPYRDIDSVSSKWRKLNTTVNRFCAEYNKLYTSDRRSGWNDEDVFKMALEKYKQNHGSNFPHVRAWMVLKNDPKWAPIPNEVAMAKRQKTSETGSLSAGGSDARCHINLNDDADFDEDEYNVREPERPPGRDKTKKDRAKGKGKEKVDPNMVEFMEHLKVYNDISAQKSKTKERAVEEKSRASDEKLKEKVRLSNEKIRISDEKIRLKEWEIMMINVENEPEPRRSMLKKLQDDIMKKHQII, encoded by the exons ATGGATCCGTTCAACAACCCCGATACTCCCAACACGCCTTCGAACAACCCGAATACTCCCACTAATCCGACCCAACCAAATGTTTTTTCGGTTCCGGGGTATTATCCAACGctagaaccgaaccaattctcCCAATTTTCATCGAACGCTTTTGCGTCATTCCAACAATCGCCCAACCAATTCACTCAAATCTCCCAAAACCAAGCTCTTCAACAAATGATGATGCGGGGTGCTTGGAACTTTCCACCCCAACCGATCCCGACACCCCCCGTTCAACCCCAACCGATCCCGACACCCCCCGTTCAATCCGAACCCGAAGATGATGTGGAGATTGTGCCCGAAACCCAACCGCCAAAAGGGAAAGGAAAAAGAAACAAAGGGAAACAAGTAGCGGGTGATGAAGCGTCGAAACCGAAGGCGATTAAATGGACCCCAATCGAAGAAGAAGCATTAGCCAAGGCTTTCATTGGCACTTCCGACAACCCGGTAAAAG GTAACAATCAACCGGGTGACGGGTTTTGGTCCAAAGTATTGACCAAGTTTCTCGCCATGATGGACCAAGGCCCGTATAGAGATATCGACTCGGTTTCCTCGAAGTGGCGAAAGTTGAACACGACCGTTAATCGGTTTTGCGCGGAGTATAACAAATTATACACAAGTGACCGTCGTAGCGGGTGGAACGACGAAGATGTGTTCAAAATGGCATTGGAAAAGTATAAACAAAATCATGGTTCCAACTTTCCTCACGTTCGCGCGTGGATGGTTCTAAAAAACGACCCAAAATGGGCGCCCATTCCTAACGAGGTGGCGATggcgaaacgccaaaaaacatcggaaacgggtagtttaagcgccggtggatcggacgcgaggtgtcacattaACTTAAATGATGACGCCGACTTTGACGAAGACGAGTATAACGTACGTGAACCCGAGCGTCCACCGGGCCGAGACAAAACAAAGAAGGATCGGGCCAAGGGAAAAGGAAAGGAAAAGGTGGACCCGAACATGGTTGAGTTTATGGAACACCTAAAAGTGTACAACGACATATCGGCCCAAAAGTCGAAGACGAAGGAGCGGGCCGTCGAAGAAAAAAGCCGTGCATCGGACgagaagttaaaagaaaaggtCCGATTGTCGAATGAGAAAATCCGAATCTCCGATGAAAAAATTCGGCTTAAGGAATGGGAAATAATGATGATTAATGTCGAGAACGAACCCGAGCCgagacgttcgatgttgaaaaaactaCAAGACGACATCATGAAAAAGCATCAAATTATTTaa